The Penaeus monodon isolate SGIC_2016 chromosome 33, NSTDA_Pmon_1, whole genome shotgun sequence genome includes a window with the following:
- the LOC119594169 gene encoding transmembrane protein 134-like gives MAGKQSRKNPKFTIEDAFEEDADDAIRLYGATNERSPFKPKDRDGIMGVDDVSVNMDDSVLGSKGFLTVPDVDAISRDSDSLIPGDASSFSESPRWWFLHPKVREKWTLVAGAFTLLILGLTLLVTGVVVQVIPIEGVSGIVFIITGLICFIPGAYHIVYVIFAVSGRRGYDFYNLPLFN, from the exons ATGGCAGGTaaacaaagcagaaaaaatcccaaatttaccATAGAAGACGCCTTTGAGGAGGATGCTGACGATGCCATCCGACTCTACGGTGCCACGAATGAGCGTTCGCCCTTCAAACCCAAGGATCGTGACGGAATAATGGGCGTGGATGATGTTTCCGTGAATATGGATGACAGTGTTCTTGGAAGCAAAGGCTTTCTCACGGTGCCTGATGTGGAT GCTATTTCACGTGACAGTGATTCTCTCATACCGGGCGATGCAAGCAGCTTCTCAGAATCTCCAAGATGGTGGTTCCTCCACCCTAAAGTTCGGGAAAAGTGGACTCTTGTGGCTGGAGCCTTCACTCTCCTCATCTTGGGACTAA CCCTCCTTGTGACTGGAGTTGTTGTTCAAGTCATACCCATTGAAGGAGTCTCAGGTATTGTATTCATCATTACCGGCCTTATATGCTTCATTCCCGGGGCGTATCACATTGTCTACGTCATTTTTGCCGTTTCGGGCAGGCGTGGCTATGACTTCTACAATCTTCCGCTGTTCAACTGA